In one Gossypium hirsutum isolate 1008001.06 chromosome D09, Gossypium_hirsutum_v2.1, whole genome shotgun sequence genomic region, the following are encoded:
- the LOC107892731 gene encoding uncharacterized protein At4g15970, with product MADRTVILMVVNGDWAKPSSILDLFLESFRIGEGTKRLLNHLLIIAEDSQAFQYCNSKHPHCFLLKNFPKIQSRTPRNLMLSPSRNADVMLSVEMGGFFHLKTNERTYQFIKNLNLKRVLYPDSEHQSLCKVPGNDGFIDLIGMEVSYFSEVNFGRPCLPCDLNQIYTIQANCCEDIDSKIHDLKLALDDWRKFKELSANNASSKWSPLSWRAPQKCIA from the exons ATGGCTGATAGAACAGTAATCCTGATGGTCGTTAACGGAGATTGGGCGAAACCGTCATCAATCCTGGACCTATTCCTCGAAAGCTTTCGAATTGGCGAAGGAACGAAACGCCTCTTAAACCATCTGCTTATCATTGCTGAAGATAGCCAAGCTTTTCAGTACTGCAATTCCAAGCATCCCCATTGTTTCCTACTCAAAAACTTCCCAAAGATACAATCAAGAACCCCAAGGAACCTCATGTTGAGTCCCAGCAGA AATGCAGATGTAAT GTTATCAGTGGAGATGGGAGGATTCTTTCATCTCAAAACCAACGAAAGAACTTACCAATTCATTAAAAACCTCAACTTAAAAAGGGTTTTGTACCCTGATTCTGAGCACCAATCCCTCTGCAAAGTTCCCGGGAATGATGGCTTCATCGACCTTATTGGAATGGAAGTTTCATATTTCAGTGAAGTGAATTTTGGTAGACCTTGTCTGCCATGTGATTTGAATCAGATATATACCATACAAGCAAACTGCTGTGAAGACATTGATAGCAAGATCCATGATCTGAAGCTTGCTCTTGATGACTGGAGAAAGTTCAAAGAACTGTCTGCAAATAATGCTAGCTCGAAATGGTCGCCTTTATCGTGGAGAGCTCCACAGAAATGTATTGCGTGA
- the LOC107892168 gene encoding 30S ribosomal protein S21, chloroplastic isoform X1, with protein MATWLSLSKFLSSFLPSIPPPPPPPPPKAPLLNNLSLSSQKPKSTLLSLSAQEDQSPSSSTELSSVICPSLAYSNTLFFKSAYNVQVIVDDNEPEEKLLNRFRREVMKAGVIQECKRRRFHENKQDEKKRKSREAAKRNRRRRPQARYSQLSKQEESSKKDEDDEDNWDMPDADFPY; from the exons ATGGCTACTTGGCTCTCTCTTTCCAAGTTCCTCTCCTCCTTTTTGCCTTCCATTCCTCCACCACCACCGCCGCCGCCGCCCAAAGCGCCTCTTCTCAACAACCTTTCACTCTCATCCCAAAAGCCCAAAAGCACTCTCCTTTCGTTGTCAGCTCAAGAGGATCAATCTCCTTCATCATCAACTGAATTGTCATCAGTTATATGCCCTTCCCTTGCATATTCGAATACTCTTTTCTTCAAATCAGCTTACAACGTTCAGGTTATTGTGGATGATAATGAACCTGAAGAAAAGCTGCTTAACAGGTTCAGAAGGGAGGTGATGAAAGCTGGTGTTATTCAAGAGTGTAAAAGAAGAAGGTTCCATGAGAATAAGCAAGATGAGAAGAAACGTAAGTCACGCGAGGCTGCTAAGCGTAATCGTAGAAG GCGTCCCCAAGCAAGATACTCGCAACTGAGCAAACAAGAAGAATCTTCAAAGAAGGACGAGGATGACGAAGATAACTGGGACATGCCCGATGCAGACTTTCCCTATTGA
- the LOC107892168 gene encoding 30S ribosomal protein S21, chloroplastic isoform X2: MATWLSLSKFLSSFLPSIPPPPPPPPPKAPLLNNLSLSSQKPKSTLLSLSAQEDQSPSSSTELSSVICPSLAYSNTLFFKSAYNVQVIVDDNEPEEKLLNRFRREVMKAGVIQECKRRRFHENKQDEKKRKSREAAKRNRRRFYWFLI; this comes from the exons ATGGCTACTTGGCTCTCTCTTTCCAAGTTCCTCTCCTCCTTTTTGCCTTCCATTCCTCCACCACCACCGCCGCCGCCGCCCAAAGCGCCTCTTCTCAACAACCTTTCACTCTCATCCCAAAAGCCCAAAAGCACTCTCCTTTCGTTGTCAGCTCAAGAGGATCAATCTCCTTCATCATCAACTGAATTGTCATCAGTTATATGCCCTTCCCTTGCATATTCGAATACTCTTTTCTTCAAATCAGCTTACAACGTTCAGGTTATTGTGGATGATAATGAACCTGAAGAAAAGCTGCTTAACAGGTTCAGAAGGGAGGTGATGAAAGCTGGTGTTATTCAAGAGTGTAAAAGAAGAAGGTTCCATGAGAATAAGCAAGATGAGAAGAAACGTAAGTCACGCGAGGCTGCTAAGCGTAATCGTAGAAG GTTTTATTGGTTCTTGATTTGA